One part of the Campylobacter concisus genome encodes these proteins:
- a CDS encoding DDE-type integrase/transposase/recombinase: MIYVETAVAAEIFGIHPRALANSINRGSAKYPFIKISDAGTRSRGGAKLLFAVEIADIDAAIKSGKADKDVSVYVEDSSEQSGFRQMKFSEIKGGGKNKEGASKKENFGGEYAVLDDSEKDEINKKIRVLKEYEEAKKRGVSCKKFCEDSGISEANLFRWQKAYKEKGAAALIDKRGKHRKNASVLEEWMIEFLLQNFRAYGAGGVNIAELNRRLHHEYFKRIGEAYNYPKYLMGEIKPLFSDGVIKRFLDSYYQTHKLEYIMVTKGEDKAKSYFQPALGNQGEMITRRNQCWQIDSSPLDMMVRNGEKGEAMRANILSIVDVYSGRCVASIEEKSNALGLIRLMWKALNTLGKPDYIKGDNGKDYLSDQFQHLLNGLHIDYDRAIAYSGDEKGFVERHFGVMQHAGISQTPGYIGFNLAMREAVEQRTPKKDRHAKDENGLPKKTNLKYLLTLDQARARFETEVTKWDIMKIGRKRPSPMERWNSDDTPLKGVRKEEFMLHAGGLESRVVSKKGINYDAREFGSAFLPPVRTPVLVGENIDDVSSIFVFDMDGNFICEAKDKDIHPMSAETYKMVKKVFKDDMRAIRTFIKQAEFSEFTRMNVNYDLEVMLEAHKESLKPENFNYEGGDKVEAIKETIKRQKEVNNIINAGFDYDKLNEFTAERTTKKKFSVDDAIEIASGE; this comes from the coding sequence ATGATCTATGTCGAAACTGCTGTGGCTGCTGAAATTTTCGGCATACATCCAAGAGCTTTAGCAAATTCTATAAATAGGGGCTCAGCAAAATATCCATTCATAAAGATATCTGACGCAGGCACCAGAAGCCGTGGTGGAGCAAAGCTGCTATTTGCAGTAGAGATTGCCGACATAGACGCGGCGATAAAAAGCGGCAAGGCAGATAAAGACGTAAGTGTATACGTAGAGGATAGCTCGGAGCAAAGCGGATTTAGACAGATGAAATTTAGCGAGATCAAGGGCGGCGGCAAGAACAAAGAGGGCGCGAGTAAAAAAGAGAATTTTGGCGGAGAGTATGCAGTGCTAGATGATAGTGAAAAAGATGAGATAAACAAAAAGATAAGAGTGCTAAAAGAGTATGAAGAGGCTAAAAAACGTGGCGTGTCATGTAAAAAGTTTTGCGAAGATAGCGGTATAAGTGAGGCAAACCTTTTTAGATGGCAAAAGGCCTATAAAGAAAAGGGTGCAGCGGCGCTGATAGACAAGCGTGGCAAGCACAGGAAAAACGCTAGCGTGCTCGAAGAGTGGATGATAGAGTTTTTACTTCAAAACTTCCGTGCTTATGGCGCTGGCGGAGTAAATATAGCTGAGCTAAATCGTAGACTACATCACGAGTATTTTAAACGCATAGGCGAGGCATATAACTATCCAAAATATCTAATGGGCGAGATAAAACCACTATTTAGTGATGGCGTAATAAAGAGGTTTTTAGATAGCTACTATCAAACACACAAGCTTGAATACATAATGGTAACAAAAGGCGAAGATAAAGCAAAAAGCTACTTCCAACCAGCTCTTGGCAATCAAGGCGAGATGATAACCAGACGCAACCAATGCTGGCAGATAGATAGCTCACCGCTTGACATGATGGTAAGGAATGGAGAAAAAGGCGAAGCGATGCGTGCAAATATCCTAAGTATAGTAGATGTATATAGCGGTAGATGTGTAGCAAGCATAGAGGAAAAATCAAATGCTTTAGGACTTATAAGACTAATGTGGAAAGCTTTAAACACACTAGGCAAGCCAGACTACATAAAGGGTGATAACGGTAAAGACTATCTAAGCGATCAGTTTCAACACTTACTAAACGGCTTACATATCGACTACGATAGAGCAATCGCATATAGCGGTGATGAAAAGGGCTTTGTAGAAAGGCACTTTGGAGTGATGCAGCATGCTGGAATTTCTCAAACTCCAGGCTATATAGGCTTTAATCTAGCTATGCGCGAGGCCGTTGAACAAAGAACACCCAAAAAAGATAGGCACGCCAAAGATGAGAATGGGCTGCCTAAAAAGACAAACCTAAAATATCTTCTCACGCTAGATCAAGCTAGAGCCAGGTTTGAAACTGAAGTAACTAAATGGGACATAATGAAGATAGGACGCAAAAGACCAAGTCCAATGGAGCGGTGGAATAGCGATGATACGCCACTAAAAGGTGTAAGAAAAGAGGAATTTATGCTGCATGCTGGAGGGCTAGAGTCTAGAGTGGTAAGCAAAAAAGGCATAAACTACGACGCAAGGGAGTTTGGCTCAGCATTTCTTCCGCCTGTCAGAACGCCAGTTTTAGTTGGCGAGAATATTGATGATGTAAGTTCTATCTTTGTGTTTGATATGGATGGAAACTTTATATGTGAAGCAAAAGATAAGGATATACACCCTATGAGTGCCGAGACCTATAAGATGGTCAAAAAGGTATTCAAAGATGATATGAGAGCGATTAGGACGTTTATAAAACAAGCTGAATTTAGTGAATTTACCAGAATGAATGTGAATTATGATCTTGAAGTAATGCTTGAAGCCCACAAAGAGTCGTTAAAACCTGAAAACTTTAACTACGAGGGTGGCGACAAGGTAGAGGCTATAAAAGAGACCATAAAAAGGCAAAAAGAGGTAAATAACATAATAAACGCTGGGTTTGATTACGATAAATTAAACGAATTTACCGCAGAGCGAACGACTAAAAAGAAATTTTCCGTAGACGACGCCATAGAGATAGCAAGCGGGGAATAA